Below is a window of Methanocaldococcus jannaschii DSM 2661 DNA.
CAAATATTTATTGGATGGTGGAGAGGAGATAAAGGTGTAACAACTTCAGAGATTTTAATGAATCAGTTAAGATTGATTTCTTTAAGATTAGGTTTTATAATAACATTTAGCAAACATGTTCCAAAAAATCCAAAAATTGGAGATAGAGAAGTTATTAAATACCATGCAAGATGGCAGGGGAGAGTATCAATATTGGATGAAAAAATTGTAGATGAGTTAAAAAACGAAGATATTAAGCTTCCAAAAAAAGATGTTAGATATGGATGGATTAAAGGAAATTACCTATATGCTCCAATTATAAGAATAGGGAGGGAGTATTATGATGGATTTGTATATAACTTGGAGGTTGAAGATGATTCAAGCTATGTAACTGTTTCAGGAACTTTACATAACTGCTTTACTCCATGGACATCCCTCTATAAATCTTTTGATTCAATATATGACTGCTATAACAAAAAACCTGACTTTGTAGAGCTTGGTTTGTCAGCAGATACTGATATGGCAGACATGATTCCTGAGCTAAGAGATTTGCCATTTTTATCAAATTCAGATGCCCATTCATATCATCCTCATAGATTGGGAAGAGAATTTAATCAAATAGAGGTTGATTATATTGGCGGAATTGAAGATAACTTTGAACAAATAAAAAAGGCAATAAAACATAATAAAATTATAGCTAACTATGGATTAGACCCAAAATTGGGGAAGTATCATTTAACTGCTTGCTCTAAATGCCACACAAGGTTTAAGTTAGAAGATGCTAAGAAATATAATTGGAAATGCCCAAAGTGTGGAGGAAGTATAAAGAAAGGAGTTTTAAGTAGAGTTGAAGAGCTGAGTGATGGAAAGATAGAGCATCCAAAATTTAGACCTCCCTATTATAAGCTAATTCCATTGGCTGAGATGATTAGCCTAACTATTGGTAAAGGGATATTTACAAAGGCTGTTCAAAGCTTATGGGAGGAGTTTATTAAAAAGTATGGAAATGAGATTGAGGTTTTGATAAATGCTGATATTGATGAGCTTTCAAAAATACATCCAAAAGTAGCAGAGACAATTAATCTATTTAGGAAGGGAAAAATATACATCTATCCTGGTGGTGGAGGAGAATATGGAAAAATATCCTTTAAACCTCAAAAAGTAGAGTGGTATAGGGAGGAGGTAACATTAGATAGATGGTTAAAGCAATAAAAACTTATTCTGAAAAATCAATTTCTGTTCCTTCAACCTCCCCCAATAAAGCTTTGTATATATTATTAGCTTTATTTCCATTAAATACAAAACCTCTACACTTATTTTTCCTAATCATGTCTATCTTATACTTCATTCCACCAGTAACATCTATACTATTAGAACCACTTAAATAATTCAAAATTTTATAGATATTATTTTTATCAATCCTCTTTATTGGCTTATTATCTATTAAAACACCATCAACATCTGTAGCATAGAGAATTAAATCAGCTTTTAATTCATTTGCCAAATATGGAACTATGTCATCTCCAGAAATTATTCTATAGCCGTTTTTATCATCAATTACAATATCTCCATGAATAACTGGAACTAAATTCCTTTTAAGCATCTCTTTTATAGCAGAGGTATCAAAAATTAACTTATCCCCAAAAACGACAAACGAAGATGGTTGTATAGAAACAGCTGGGATGTCATAGCTCTGTAGAGTGTCTATAATGATGTTGTTAAATCTTCTCATTGCTCTTTGAATTTCCCAAAATCCTTTCTCCATGTTTATAAATATTTTTTTGCCATCTTCAATTTTTAAGTATTTTTTAGCTACTGGATGACCAAAAGCTCCTCCTCCATGGACGAGTATTAATTTTATCTCTTTATTTTGGTTTTTATAATAATCCAAGGCGTTTTTTATCTCCATTGCTATTCTCTCCAAGTTGTCCCATTTTATTGAGTATGGAACATTTTTATCTGATAAAATACTCCCTCCTAATTTTAATATGGTTAGCATAATATTACCTCCTTATAATTAAGACTTTATTTCCTCCTTTCATAAATTCATAATCTGTCTTTTCAATCCTTGCTTTATATTCCTTTAAAATCTTGTCCAAAAATATTGATTTCTCCCCTCTTAAATTTAATATTGGGAATATTCTAATTTCTTCAGAAATCCTTAAAAGCTCATCAATTGTTTCTTTATGGAATTGATAGTTGAGGATATTATCATACAACAACAAAAAATGCCCTACAAGAGAAATAGCAAATTCATCATCTTTAAAATTCGTTTTTGGATAAGTTGTGTAGATATATCTTTTCCTATTTGTTTTATAATCCTCAATAAATGTTTTGTAAGTTCTTTCTCTTGTTTTCTTCCATTCATCAACTGTTTTAAATTCATTCCAGTTAAAGTTGTTTTTAAACATCCCTCTTAAATGTTTTTCCATAAAATCCAAGTCTTTTTTACATTTTTCTTCAATTTCCTCTGGTTTTAGATTATAAATTTTATCTGAAGATGTAATGTTATAGCCTTTTTTATTCCCTTCTGCACAAAAAGAGCTAACTCCAGAGGCAACATCTAAGATTTTGTTGCTTAATAAATCTTCATTTAAATTAAACATCCTTACATATTCATTAAAATTCCTTCCAAGTAAGACAGTATCTTTTAAATTCAAATATCTCACCCTTTTATTCCCTTAATAATATATCTCAACCTATTTCCAGTTTTAATTTCATCAACCTCAACATCTAATCCAACTTCTTTCATCTTTTTAATTATAAGCTCTCTTCTTTTTTCTGGTTTCTTTGGCATCATTAAAGAGATAACTCCTTTTTTATTTAAAAAGTTGATTCCCTCCTCAATTATTTTAAATGAAAATTCCTCTCCAAATTTTCCTCCACCAATTAGCTCAACATTTTTAGCTAAAGCCCCCCCAAACTTTCTTCCACTTGCTACTGAATTTTTTGAATAGAAAGGAGGATAAGAAATAATTAAATCGAATTTTTTATCTTTAAGCTCTTCAATGCCTTCAATAGCTCTACCCTTAGAGTTTATAATCTTTATATCTAACTTATTTTTCTCTATGTTTCTTTTAGCAAAATCTATAAATTCTTCATCAACCTCAGTGGCATAAACTTCAGCATTATAAAATTTTTTTATTAATAAGGAGATTATGGCAGAGTGCCCAGTCCCAATCTCTAAAACAGTTGGTTTTTCTATACCAAGCTCCTTTAAAGTTTCAAAAGTGGATTTTATAAAGAGATATCTGTTTATTGGTGTAGGGATTAATCCATTTTTATGAAATTCTATATCCAAATCAAATAAAACTTTCAAAACTGTTTTGTTATATTCTATTAACGCCTCTTTGTCTTTAAAGTTAATTCTAAGCTTATCTCCTTTTTTATAAACATACTTTTTTAATTTTTCATTGTATTTTATAGCATCTTCAATCTTTAATCCCAACATATCTCTTCCTCTTTATCTTTAGATTCTTATTTTTTCTCCTAATTTTGGAGTTATTGCATCAAATCCATGTTCTAACGCCCAGTTTCTTAAAATTGTTGCCTGAACTTCCTCTCCATGTTGTATAATTAATAGCTCAGGATTGACTTTTTTAATTATCTCATGTAGCTCATCCATCCCAGCGTGGCATGAGAAGTTATACATGCAAACTTCTAAGTTTGGCTTAATTTCATCTTTTCCAATAAATATCTTTCCAGTTTCAATTAAATGTCTTCCATTGGAGTCTCTAACTTGGTAACCAGTTAATAATAAGGCATTTTTAGGATTATGCATGAATAATTTTAGATAATACAGTATAGGCCCTCCATCTAACATTCCTGCAGTTGTTACAACAATTCCTCCATTTTTTGATAAGTTTTCGATTGCTTTAATCCTGTCCTCTGATTTTTCAATTATTTTAACATTTTTTAGAGCTTTTTCTAATTGAGACGATTCATTTAGCATATGTTTATAGTTTAGCATTAACTTTGTAACTTCTACAGCCATTCCATCTAAGTAAATTGGAGCATCTATGTTGTAGTCATTTAAAATTAATAATATTTCCTGAGCTCTATCAACAGCAAAGACCGGAATTAAAGCAACTCCTCCCCTAAATAAAATCTCTTTTATCTTTTCTATAAAACTCAACTCTACGGCTTTTCTATCTGGGTGTATGCTGTTTCCATAAGTTGATTCTATAATTAAGATATCAATATCATCCTTTGTATAGCTTAAATCAGCTCCTTTGGTTAATCTTGTGTCCCTCAACTTTACATCCCCAGTGTATAAGATGGTTTTGTTATTTTGGTAATTTAATAATATGGATGCACTTCCTGGAATATGCCCAGCACTAAACAATTCATAGGAAAAATCTTTGTAGTATTTTTTATCGTTGTAATTTAATGGGATTGTATGCCTTATAGCTTCTTTTACATCATGGTTGTTGTAGGGGATTTTTTTATTTTCTGTTTCAGCTATTTTTACCATATCTTTTAATAAAACCTTAATTAATTTTTTTGATAATTCTGTTGTAATTACTGGAACATCCATCTTCCTATGAAATAGGACTGGTAAAGCCCCTGAATGGTCTAAATGGGCATGTGAGATAAAAACTTTATCAACATCTCTTATGGAGTTGTCCAATATAGGATATTCTATTTCTTTTCCAAGCTTAACCCCACAATCTAATAGTATTTTGCTTTTATCAGTTTTTATTTCTATACAACTTCTTCCAACTTCTAACGCCGCTCCTCTAAATATAATTTCCATGATACCACCATTTTTATTCAATTTTTAATTTCTGTTATTTTTGCTATTAAATACTTTTTATAAAATATTAATTGTTATATTCAAATATATTGATAAAGATAAAAACAAAATAACAATAAGCTGATTTTAATTAAAACAGAATCCCATTCCGAAACGGTCTGATTTTAATTATCTTATAAATTAAAAGCATTGAAATATAATACTCATCCGTTTCCATCCTCTATCCATTCTCTAAGAGGTCTGATTTTAATCTTCAGTAAATACTGTTTTAATGCCTTCAATCTTATCTATTTCCATCCTCCAAGAGGTCTGATTTTAACAATTATTTGGGAAAAGGGAAAAGTATCAATAACAGATAAATTTCCATTCCGAAACGGTCTGATTTTAACTAACGCCAAAAACCTCCATTACCCCCAGCATAACAACTGGATTTCCATTCCGAAACGGTCTGATTTTAACAGGGCAATCATTCACAACATAATATACTTCATCACTCTTAATATTTAAGCTTTTCTATACCATATTTTTCTAAGGGTAAATAACCATCTTACAATATAAACCTTTTAGTATTTAAAATTTTATCTCTTTACTAAAACTAAGCATTTTTATCTTCCTAAATTCAAAAATTTAACTTATTTGTTAGAGAAATCTTATTTACTTACCTAATTAATCTTAATTTTCAAAAATCCAAATAATTTAATTAAGTTAAATATTTTAAACAATCAAACCAGCAAACCCTTAGAAATTAAATAAAAATCCTTTGAACTAATTAATAACTTCTAAATACTCTTATTTTCAAATTTCAAACATATTCAACAAGACAATCCATTAACCAAACAACAAAATTGAAAATAAGTTATTAAATCAGGCCTAAAGCATCTTCAATGATTAAAAGCTCAGGCCCTGTTGTGTCTCCACCAACTACAGCTCCTTTGGAGTTTGCTATAATGCAAGCTCCAACTGAAGTGGTTCCTTTATTTGCTGTTCCTTTACCAATATATTCCACTTTGAACAAGCTTTTTAAGAATTCAAGTTCATCATCTTCCACTAAAGGATGGGTCAAACAGCCTTTGTTTGTTACAACGGCATTACTTCCAACGGTTGGAAGTTCAGCAATAGTGCCAATCTCAACCTCAACATTTAAGGAATCTTCAATATCCTTCTTAAAATCTTTTAGTTCAGGAGATATTAAAGCTCCTTTGTCATTTGTTAATATTAAGTTACCTAAAGCCGTGTTTTTTGATTTTATAATCTCAACATTTAAATCTAAATTATTTTCTTTTAGGAAATTTTTTATTCTATCTAATTCTTCATCTTCAACTATTTTTGGTAGTAATAGCCCATATTTATTTGCTACTGATAAAGAACCAACTAATGAACTGCCTCCAATATTAGTTTGGAGGCATTTTGTTTCTAAAACCTCAGATACTTCATTAACATCATCTTTGTCAAGAAAAATTGGTAATAGAGTTATTTCTTCAGTTGTTAATGCCAATACACCAATTGTGGGAATTCCTGAGAAGTATTTTCTTATAATCATGGTCATCCCTTACTCTGCAAGTGTAGCTATAACAACATTTCCTTCTTTAACTGCCTTAACTCTAACTCTTGCTGGTGGTTTTTGAATACCTCTCTCCCAAATCTTTTCATTTAACTCATTGTCAATTTTAACAATCTCAGCTTTCATGTGTCTCTTTAAAAACTGTTTTATCTTCTTTATAGCTCTTGGAGCTCTTTTTGTTCTAACTGATTTGTTTATAACATCTCTCAATGGGATTGTGTATATTCTCTCTTCCATCATCAACACCTCCAAAATAGTTAAGATGATAAAAATACCCTACCCATAGAGATATTGAAAATAGATATTTAAAGATTACGCTGACATCTCCAACCTTAAGTTTTGAAAAGTTTTCAATTTTTATAACATATATACGTAGCTAAATGCTGTAATAAATAATAAATATAAATATTACCAAATAAATAACAAATAAATAATCTTACTCTCTAAGAGCTTTCATATACTCTTCTCTTTTAATTTTTAGCTCATTTATCTTTTTATTGATATGTTTTATCTCCTCTTCATTTTTATACGAATTTAAGAGCCACTCTAACCTGGTTATTTTTTGATTAATTTCTGCTATATTTTTAATAGCAATTTTTCTCCAAGTTTCGTCCATACCCCTCCCCCATCTTAAATTTTTAAGTTACAAGGTATATGCCAAATAATATATACTGTATAACATTATATTGAGATTAATAGATATATGTAGATATAACCAAAAATAACAATTTATAATAACTAAAAGCATAAATTATTAATATACATAAATTATTAATATATTTATTATTTTATTAAGATATAAATACTTTTTCAATTTCAATCTTTTCAATCAATCCCTTTTAATACTATTCAATATTTCGATAAAATTATCTATATGCTCCCTCTTAATATGTGGCATAACAACGATTCTCAAAGCTTTAACACAATTGCAAACTGAAACGTAAATGCCTCTATCTCTAAGTTTTTTGCAGACTTCTTTATAATCTTCATCTTCAATTGCAACAATATTTAATATTGGTTCAATGACTGGTTTAAAATTATTTTCCTTCAATTTTTTGTAAAGATAAAGGGTGTTTTCCATACATTCATTAACAATTTTTCGCTGTCCCTCTCTACCTAAATATCTTAAAACTGCATAAGTGCAGGCTCCTCCGAATCCAACCCTTGTTCCTAAGATTGTTGCCTGTCTTGTTTCAGTTAAATAAGGGGCATCAACATCCAAATATCTTTTATAACCTATATCTTTAAATAGAATCCCTCCACTTGGGATTGGGCAGTGCCCCATTTTATGGGGGTCTATGGTTATAGAATCAACTCCCAAAGAAAAGTCAAATTTATAATTTACTCCTTTTTTCTTATATTTATCATCTAAAAATGGAATTACTAAGCCTCCAAATGCCGCATCTACATGGATATAAATGTTGTTTTCTTTTGCTATTTTACTTAGCTCCTCTATGTTGTCAATAGTTCCAAGCTCTGTTGTTCCAGCAATTCCTATAATGCCATCTACATCATAATCCTCTACGGCATCTTTAACGAATTTCTCATCTATTGTATAATCTTCTTTAATTGGGGCATAGATATACTCTAAGTCCATCATTTCTCTTCCTTTTTCGAATGAGAAATGGGCAGTTATTGGAACGATAATCTTTGGATGTTCATTTTTTGATAAGCCCTTTCTCCTTTTTTCCCTCCATATATTTTTTATGCATCTTAAAGCCATTAAGTTGGCTTCAGTCCCTCCACTAACTATATGTCCATAGGCATCTTTGTTATTTAACAAAGAACCCAATAAAGCCACAGCTTTTTCTTCTAACAATTTAGTCCCTTTAAATAGTCCAGGGTCTCCCAAGTTTGTTTCTAAGAAGATATCTACAATTTTTCTTGTTATTGGTAATACATTGGAACACATTGAACCGAAAATATTTCCATCTTCATACTTTAAATCCAAACTCCTATATTTTTTCAATTCCTCTAAAATTTCTTTCTCACTAACACCTTTTTCCTGCATGTTTCTCATCCTTTAATTTTTTTAGTTGATAAACATCATGATTAAATTTATAAGTATTTAATGCGTTCTTAGGTATAAATATAATACAATATACTAAACATTTATTTGAGGTTTAATTATGAAGATGGTTGTAGTAATAAGGAACGATTTAGGTATGGGAAAGGGAAAGATGGTAGCTCAGGGAGGACATGCAATAATAGAGGCTTTCTTAGATGCTAAAAGGAAAAATCCAAGGGCTGTTGATGAATGGTTGAGAGAAGGACAGAAAAAGGTAGTGGTTAAAGTAAATTCTGAAAAAGAGTTGATAGATATTTACAACAAAGCAAGAAGTGAAGGATTGCCGTGCTCAATCATTAGAGATGCAGGACATACACAATTAGAGCCAGGAACTTTGACAGCTGTAGCCATAGGCCCTGAGAAAGATGAGAAAATAGATAAAATAACAGGACATTTAAAACTTTTATAAATTTAAATTTTTTATTTATCTACTGCATGCTTAAACGCTTTAAAGCCACCTATTAATCTTTTAACTTTAAAACCCAATAGTTGTAAAATTAAAGCCATTGTTTGACTCCTCATCCCTCCTCTTGCACAGAAAACAACAATTAACTTATCCCTATCAAGTTTTTTTGCTTCATTTAAAATTCTTTTTAAGCTTTTCTCAACAATATCTGTTGCTATTTCTATAGCTTTTTCTCTACTTTCCTGCTTGTAGGTCTTTCCAATTAATGCATGCTCATCATCCAAAAATAGTGGAATGTTTATAGCTCCAGGGAGTGTTTCCTCCTTAAATTCTCTTGGACTTCTTGTATCTACAATAATAACATCCTCTTTTTTTATCAACTCTAACAACTCACTAACAGTTATTGTATTTTTAACAAATTCTCCCCCAATGGATTTTAAAAACTTGTTGATATCTATTCTTTCAAAGTATATGTCGTAATCTTTAAATTTTTTTACACCGACCTTTTTATCTTCTAAAAATTCTTTAGAGGCAGATAATATAAAAGAAGCAAGCTCTCCTTCAATTTTTCCAGCCAATATTTTTTTACCATTAGTTATCATCTTCCTCCCATCATTTAAAACAATACATAAAACAACATCCTCTGTAAAGGTTATTAGCCGAGCTAAAATTCCCTCGTCCATGTTTTCCCTCTTAAATTAAATTATGCTCCTTTAATTTTTTCTTAATAAATTCATCAATTATTTTAGCTGATTTTTTAACATCCTCATTATAAACAATTAAATCTGGCTTTATCTTTTTCACATTTCTCATATAATGTTCTCTATAAAGTTTTTCTTCAATTAATTTTGCTGCTTCATAGTATTTGTCTTGTTTTATGAGTTCAATGATGTTATCAACTGCTTCAATCATCTCTGGCTTTTTAAAACTCTCCTTTAATATTAAAAATTTGTTTATCAAAATTTCTTTCTCTTTTTCATTTTTTGGCTTATAAATGGAGACTAATCTGTTTATCTGGCATTCATAAGGACAGTCAATTAAGATTTTGTAAGTATAGTTTTTAATATCAGCCAACAACTCAGGAATTTTTAGCTTTTTCTCTCCACCAATCTTCCTTCCCTCATATTCAACCACTGCATAACCAAATTTTTTAGCCTTTTCAATTTCTTTATTTATTAGATAGTCAAACTCTTCCTGGCTTCTCATACTTAAGTGATATAAATCCCCTAAAATACTCCCTCTTGTTCTTGCAATTTCTTCAATATCTATTACAGGATGATGTTTCTTTAATTCATTTAATATTTCTGTCTTTCCACATCCTGTTTTTCCAAATAATCCGAAGATAATCATGTTTTCACCATTAAAACTTAATCCCATGTCTGGGTATAAATATGTTATTAAAAATGCTGATATATAGCAGTTATTGTTTTTAGTTTTGTAACAATATCTGTTAAAAAAATTTTTCTAAATCAAGGGCTTTGGCTGATTATCATTTAATACTGGCAAGTTCTCAATACTTATTAATACCTTATCTAAATCTTTAGCTCTCTCCAATAAAATCTCTTTTCCAAAATCAGATAATGCAAATATCGGTATAGTTTTTCCAATCTGTGCTTTTATCTTGCCTTTTAATTTTTCCCTTAAAACCTTTGATGCACATGCAGTTACTAAATCAAAGTATTTGGCTATTTCTTCACTTCCCTCAATTCCAGTTAAATGAACACCAAATGTTAATATCTTTATCTCATCATTTTCTAATGATTTGCATCTTTTAGCATCTTCTAAGTTTGTTACAGTAACAGCTATTTTTTTATAATCCAACTCAATAGCTTTTTTAACACCTTCAAACTGATTTATTTCAGCAGTTTTTTTATTTAAAACAACCCCTCCAGCTTTTTCAATCTTTTCTATAACCTCTAAAATGGGAGAGGTCTCTATTATTCCAGAGATTCTCCCACAGAGACCTTGAACTAAATTTGGATTTGAAGTTATAATAGTCCCAGCACAATCAGCCACTATAACAGCAACATCTATAGCTTTTCTCTTTAAAGCACTCATTAAAATCTCTGAAGCTCCAAAAGGAACTATATATCTACTTTCTTCAACAACTCTATTTTTTGTAAATAGCCCAAAATCCTTTATCCTAAATTCTATGTTTTCTTTTATGCTCTCTTTTGTTATCTCCTTTATTCCTCTATGCTTAGCAAACAATGGGCAGTATTTTATTTTTGGTTCTGTAACTTCAACAACTCTGCCATTTTCAACAACAACTCTTGCCTTTCCTAATGCCTCCATTACATGTCTATCCATTTACATCTCCCATTAAAATGATAAAAATTACAAAAAATCAAAAAAATAAAAGAAATAAAAATAATTAGTCTCTAACCTTTAATCTTTTAAATATTTATCCAAATAATAGTTAATTATCTCCTCTCCACTTAAATAAATTAAATTATGTTTTTCAGCATATCTTTTTGTTTCATTTTTGCTCATAGCATTTCCATCATCGCCCATCATTTCACATATTGTGGTTATAGGCACTAAATTGGCCAGCTCTGCCAAAGCTACAGTCATTTCAGTGTGTCCTTGCCTATTTTTAACTAAACCTTCTGCTGCCCTCAATAGAGTTACATGTCCAGGACTTCTAAATTCCTTTCCAAAGTCATTAAATCTTCCTTCTTTAACCAATTCAGCCAATTTTTTTATTGTAAATGCCCTATCATTATCTGTAATTCCAGTAAATGTCTTTCTGTGGTTTATTGTAATTGAGAAAGATGATTTTTCATCATAAGGAATGTCATTTGGATAAAGCTCCCTCAATACTTTAAATTTTTGAGATGCAAATTCTAATATATCAACCATGAATGGAATTCCTAATTTATTGCATATATCCGGATGTAAAGCTGTGCAAATCAATCCTCCAGCGTCTTTCCTCATTATCCTTATATGCTCTGGAGTTATAAATTGGGAGGCAACAACCATGTCCGTTTCTCCTTCTCTCTCATCTGAGTCATAAACTAAAATTATTTCTCCTTTTTTTAATGCTTCTATGGCTTTTTCTACATTATTCATCTTTATCTCCCTTAATTAGTATTTTTATAACATCTCCATCCTTTAAATTAAATTGCTCCCTAAGTTTCATTGGGGCAATTATCTCTATAATCTCACTACTATGATATGTTTTTTTCGGCACAACTATCGCCCCATCTATTTTTTTATTACCTATTAATATTTTTATTGGTAAAACCTTAACTCCAAAAAATCTTTTCCCATTAAATTCAAAATCCTCTGTTTCAATATATTTAAATTTGTTTATATCAAATTCTCTATCTAATTTTAAATTTAATGTCCCCTCATAAGGTTCAAAGCCAAGAATCTTCTTAAATATCTCTTTGTAAGGAGGGAGGGATAAAAAATATCTCCCTTCTCCAAGTCCTGAAACTACTTCTCCCTCAATAATCATCAATTTCACCAAAAAATTTTAATAATTTTAATGGTGGGATTCTTCTTTATACTTTGGTTTATACTCTCCCAACAACTTCAAAGCCAACATTCCAGCCCATGATGCCTCTAAGATAACACTCAATAAAATTGTCATAAATGTTCCAATGATTATTGTTCCTGCAATATCTGTTGGAGTAATATATTTTGTTATAGATGCTGGAATCTTATCAGCATTTTTCAATATTTCTATACCAACAGTTACAGCTAAAGCGGCAGGAACAACACCTCTTGGTCCCTCTAAGGCAAAATAGAGTTTTTCTTTAAATGAATGTTTTGAACCTATCAAACCCAAGAAGACCCCAAGAGGTCTTGCTAAGAATATAGAGCCAAGAGCTACTAACAAACCTGGAATGAAATAATTTTCTAACATGCTTAGCTTTATACATGCTCCCAAAAATACAAAAATAAACACTCTTGCCAACAAAGATAAATCATCACAGAACGATACTATATATTTATAATCTATATCATCCGCTCTAAATAATGCATCTCCCAAGTAAAGTCCCATTATTGCAACAGCCATATAACCACTAAATCCATAACCACAAATACTTGGCAATAAATCATCTCCCACATATAAAAGGAGCATTGCTCCTCCAAGAACTAATGGAGCCACATACTCATGGAAGTCACAATGTATAATAATTTTTTCATATATTTTAGCTAACAATAAGCCAACAACTATGGCTCCACCAGCAAGTGTAATTAAATCAATTAATGGATTTGATGAGGAAAATAAACCAAACAACCCCAAAATAACACTGGTTGAAACTATTCCCAATGGGTCGTTAAAGATACTCTCCGCCTCTAACGTTATAGCTACTTCAGGATTTGTTCTAACTCT
It encodes the following:
- a CDS encoding TIGR00375 family protein produces the protein MKKIFNLKPKIRDDGRSEGIELKYYSRVLRDFFGDMFYCGDEKRAWNKALPNEFLYLPKNKQLQIFIGWWRGDKGVTTSEILMNQLRLISLRLGFIITFSKHVPKNPKIGDREVIKYHARWQGRVSILDEKIVDELKNEDIKLPKKDVRYGWIKGNYLYAPIIRIGREYYDGFVYNLEVEDDSSYVTVSGTLHNCFTPWTSLYKSFDSIYDCYNKKPDFVELGLSADTDMADMIPELRDLPFLSNSDAHSYHPHRLGREFNQIEVDYIGGIEDNFEQIKKAIKHNKIIANYGLDPKLGKYHLTACSKCHTRFKLEDAKKYNWKCPKCGGSIKKGVLSRVEELSDGKIEHPKFRPPYYKLIPLAEMISLTIGKGIFTKAVQSLWEEFIKKYGNEIEVLINADIDELSKIHPKVAETINLFRKGKIYIYPGGGGEYGKISFKPQKVEWYREEVTLDRWLKQ
- a CDS encoding MBL fold metallo-hydrolase gives rise to the protein MEIIFRGAALEVGRSCIEIKTDKSKILLDCGVKLGKEIEYPILDNSIRDVDKVFISHAHLDHSGALPVLFHRKMDVPVITTELSKKLIKVLLKDMVKIAETENKKIPYNNHDVKEAIRHTIPLNYNDKKYYKDFSYELFSAGHIPGSASILLNYQNNKTILYTGDVKLRDTRLTKGADLSYTKDDIDILIIESTYGNSIHPDRKAVELSFIEKIKEILFRGGVALIPVFAVDRAQEILLILNDYNIDAPIYLDGMAVEVTKLMLNYKHMLNESSQLEKALKNVKIIEKSEDRIKAIENLSKNGGIVVTTAGMLDGGPILYYLKLFMHNPKNALLLTGYQVRDSNGRHLIETGKIFIGKDEIKPNLEVCMYNFSCHAGMDELHEIIKKVNPELLIIQHGEEVQATILRNWALEHGFDAITPKLGEKIRI
- the pth2 gene encoding aminoacyl-tRNA hydrolase, whose protein sequence is MKMVVVIRNDLGMGKGKMVAQGGHAIIEAFLDAKRKNPRAVDEWLREGQKKVVVKVNSEKELIDIYNKARSEGLPCSIIRDAGHTQLEPGTLTAVAIGPEKDEKIDKITGHLKLL
- a CDS encoding isopentenyl phosphate kinase; protein product: MLTILKLGGSILSDKNVPYSIKWDNLERIAMEIKNALDYYKNQNKEIKLILVHGGGAFGHPVAKKYLKIEDGKKIFINMEKGFWEIQRAMRRFNNIIIDTLQSYDIPAVSIQPSSFVVFGDKLIFDTSAIKEMLKRNLVPVIHGDIVIDDKNGYRIISGDDIVPYLANELKADLILYATDVDGVLIDNKPIKRIDKNNIYKILNYLSGSNSIDVTGGMKYKIDMIRKNKCRGFVFNGNKANNIYKALLGEVEGTEIDFSE
- a CDS encoding 50S ribosomal protein L31e, which translates into the protein MMEERIYTIPLRDVINKSVRTKRAPRAIKKIKQFLKRHMKAEIVKIDNELNEKIWERGIQKPPARVRVKAVKEGNVVIATLAE
- a CDS encoding RlmF-related methyltransferase, whose protein sequence is MLGLKIEDAIKYNEKLKKYVYKKGDKLRINFKDKEALIEYNKTVLKVLFDLDIEFHKNGLIPTPINRYLFIKSTFETLKELGIEKPTVLEIGTGHSAIISLLIKKFYNAEVYATEVDEEFIDFAKRNIEKNKLDIKIINSKGRAIEGIEELKDKKFDLIISYPPFYSKNSVASGRKFGGALAKNVELIGGGKFGEEFSFKIIEEGINFLNKKGVISLMMPKKPEKRRELIIKKMKEVGLDVEVDEIKTGNRLRYIIKGIKG
- a CDS encoding translation initiation factor IF-6, yielding MIIRKYFSGIPTIGVLALTTEEITLLPIFLDKDDVNEVSEVLETKCLQTNIGGSSLVGSLSVANKYGLLLPKIVEDEELDRIKNFLKENNLDLNVEIIKSKNTALGNLILTNDKGALISPELKDFKKDIEDSLNVEVEIGTIAELPTVGSNAVVTNKGCLTHPLVEDDELEFLKSLFKVEYIGKGTANKGTTSVGACIIANSKGAVVGGDTTGPELLIIEDALGLI
- the mfnA gene encoding tyrosine decarboxylase MfnA, translating into MQEKGVSEKEILEELKKYRSLDLKYEDGNIFGSMCSNVLPITRKIVDIFLETNLGDPGLFKGTKLLEEKAVALLGSLLNNKDAYGHIVSGGTEANLMALRCIKNIWREKRRKGLSKNEHPKIIVPITAHFSFEKGREMMDLEYIYAPIKEDYTIDEKFVKDAVEDYDVDGIIGIAGTTELGTIDNIEELSKIAKENNIYIHVDAAFGGLVIPFLDDKYKKKGVNYKFDFSLGVDSITIDPHKMGHCPIPSGGILFKDIGYKRYLDVDAPYLTETRQATILGTRVGFGGACTYAVLRYLGREGQRKIVNECMENTLYLYKKLKENNFKPVIEPILNIVAIEDEDYKEVCKKLRDRGIYVSVCNCVKALRIVVMPHIKREHIDNFIEILNSIKRD